ATGCGGCCGGCCAGGCCTCGGTGTCCACCTCGAAGGAAATGGTCCGCTCCTTATCCCGATCCAGCGGCTCCACCGAAAGCTCCACCGCGCCGAAATGCATGACCTCGCCCAATTCGCGGCTGAACAGGCCCTTGCCCGTTCCCTTGCCTCCGACGGTCTCCTGGTAGACGACTTGCGGTCTGCCCGCCCGGGGCTCGAGCTTGTACTCGCGCTTGAGCCGTTCCAGGATGACTTCCAGGTGCAGCTCGCCCATGCCGGATAAAATGATCTGCCCCGTGTCCTCGTCGCGCTTGAGGTCCAGGGTCGGGTCTTCCAGGAGATATTTTTCGAGCGCTTCGTCGAGCTTCTCGCCCTCCTCGGTGTTGCGCGGCTCGATGGCCAGGGAGATGACCGGCTTGTAGTCCGCGATCTGCTCAAGGATAACCGGCGAGGACCGGTCGCACAGAGTGTCGCCCGTACGGGCGTATCTCATGCCTGCGGCGGCCACCATGTCACCAGCAAACGCTGCGTCGATCTTCTCCTTGCGGCCCGCATGCAGCCGGAACAGCCGGGCCACGCGTTCATCCTGGTCCTGGGTAACGTTATACACGGTCCCACCCGCCTCGATGCGGCCCGAATAGATGCGCATCATGGCCAGTTTGCGGCCGGAATCCATGGCCACCTTGAAGACCAGGGCGGACAGGGGCTCCTTGGCGGAGACCTCGAAATGCTTCTTCTGGTGCGTGGCCGGGTCCACGCCGGTGGCGGGCGGCACGTCGAACGGGCTCGGCAGGTAACGACAGACCGCGTCCAGGACCGGCTGCACGCCGACGTTTTTGAGCGCCGAACCAACCAGCACGGGCACGAACCGGCGGGCCAAGGTTCCTTTACGCAGGGCCGCGTGAATCCGATCCGCGGGCACCTCTTCCCCGGACAGATAGAGGTCGAGAATCTCCTCGTCCTCCTCGGCCGCGGCCTCAAGGAGTTTTTCGCGCCAGGGGGAAAGCCGTTCGCCTTCCTCCCCGGTCACGGGCCGCCGCGAATACTCGGCCCCGCTGGACGCCTGGTCGAACTGAAGCCGTTCCATGGTCACGAGATCGAACACGCCGGAAAATT
The sequence above is drawn from the Desulfovibrio sp. Huiquan2017 genome and encodes:
- the fusA gene encoding elongation factor G; this translates as MSKSNAPSAKVLGNLRNIGIIAHIDAGKTTLTERILYYSGKIHRIGEVHEGTATMDYMPEEQERGITITSAVTSCQWDPCMINIIDTPGHVDFTIEVERSLRVLDGAVGVFCGVSGVEPQSETVWRQSESYHVPKLAFVNKMDRLGADFTRVLDSMVQKLRTNPVAIQFPDGEGQEFSGVFDLVTMERLQFDQASSGAEYSRRPVTGEEGERLSPWREKLLEAAAEEDEEILDLYLSGEEVPADRIHAALRKGTLARRFVPVLVGSALKNVGVQPVLDAVCRYLPSPFDVPPATGVDPATHQKKHFEVSAKEPLSALVFKVAMDSGRKLAMMRIYSGRIEAGGTVYNVTQDQDERVARLFRLHAGRKEKIDAAFAGDMVAAAGMRYARTGDTLCDRSSPVILEQIADYKPVISLAIEPRNTEEGEKLDEALEKYLLEDPTLDLKRDEDTGQIILSGMGELHLEVILERLKREYKLEPRAGRPQVVYQETVGGKGTGKGLFSRELGEVMHFGAVELSVEPLDRDKERTISFEVDTEAWPAAWLEAVEDGITDGLQSGVIRGYPVQNVRVRVLGLERREGESSPVGYRMASAMALKEALAQADPKLLEPIMWVEISVPEEFVGDVVGLLGAKGAKIENMIDRAGLKIVQGLAPLASLFGFSTDLRSATQGRAGFMMKFSRFDVLE